The Lysinibacillus irui sequence GTGGAATGGGATGGTTGTGTTGATCCCAGGACCTGATACTTCGAATTCGCTTAGCGCGCGATTCATTTTTGCAATCGCTTCCTCACGTGTATTCGCATGAACAATAAGTTTCGCTACCATTGAATCGTAATATGGTGGAATAGTATAGCCTGCATAGACTGCCGAATCAATACGTACACCATAGCCGCCTGGCGTTACATACGTATCGACAGTTCCTGCTGATGGCATGAAGTTTTTGTAGGCATTTTCTGCGTTAATACGGCATTCAATCGCCCAACCATTTAATTGAATATCATCTTGTGTGAATGGTAGCTTCTCACCAGATGCAATTTTTAACTGCTGTTGTACAAGATCTACACCAGAAATCATTTCTGTTACTGGGTGCTCTACTTGAATACGAGTATTCATTTCCATGAAGTAGAACTTGTCCTCTTGATAGTCATAAATAAACTCGATTGTGCCAGCACCTTCATAGTTACATGCTTGTGCAGCTTTTACTGCGGCCGCTCCCATTTCAGCACGACGCTCAGAAGATAGAGCCGGAGATGGAGCTTCCTCTACTAGCTTCTGCATACGACGTTGAACTGTACAGTCACGTTCGCCTAAATGCACAACGTTGCCATAACCATCTGCTAACACTTGAATCTCACAGTGACGGAAGTACTCGATGAATTTCTCTAAATATACGCCAGGGTTACCGAATGCAGCAGCAGCCTCTTTTTGCGTAATTTCAATACCTTTCACAAGGTCTTCTTCTGTACGTGCTACACGAATCCCCTTACCGCCACCCCCAGCAGTTGCTTTGATGATAACAGGGTACCCAATTTTCGCAGCCCATTCTTTACCTGTTTCAATATCTGGTACAATACCAGTACCTGGAACAAGTGGAACACCTGCTGCTTCCATTGTTGTACGTGCAACGTCCTTGATTCCCATAATTTTAATAGAATCAGATGATGGACCGATAAATTTAATGCCAGCGTTTTCACAAGCTTCTGCAAAATCAGCGTTTTCGGATACGAAGCCATACCCTGGGTGGATCCCGTCTGCACCTGTTTTTTCAGCTACACTAAGTAGAGCTGGGAAGCTAAGATAAGAATCTTTTGATAGCTTCGGTCCGATGCAATAAGCTTCGTCTGCTAATTTCACATGTAATGCGTCCGCATCTGCTTCAGAGTATACAGCAACCGATTGAATGCCTAACTCTTTACAAGCACGAATGATACGCACAGCGATTTCGCCGCGGTTTGCAATTAAAACTTTTTTCATTTGTTTTGCACTCCTTACTCAGCTTTTACAAGGAATAATGGTTGGCCGTATTCTACTAAGTCGCCATCTTTAACAAGAATTTCAACGATTTCCCCTTGCACTTCTGCTTCGATTTCGTTGAATAATTTCATTGCTTCCACGATACATACGATTGTTTCGTTTCCTACTTTATCACCCACTTTTACGTAAGCTGGTGAATCTGGGTTTGGTGCTTGATAGAAAGTACCGACCATAGGAGATACAATTTTATGTAACGATGGGTCGTTAACTGATGGTGCAGCTGCAGCTGATGCTGGCGCTTCTTCTTTAGCTGGAGCTGGTGTTGCTACTGGAGCTTCTACTGGTGCAGATTGTTGTACAACAGGGGCTACTACTTCTTTTTTAGGTGCTACAGTTTCTGTAACAACAACATTATTCTTTTTTAGTTTTACTTTTGCGCCATCTACTTCATACACAAACTCGTCAATGGAAGAAGAATCTACTAATTTAATAATTTCACGAATTTCTTGAATTTTGAACATTTCTAACTCTCCTTATGAAATAAAATCTACTACAATAACTATTCTATATTTTTTCGAATCAATTTGAAATAGTTAAATGAAAATTAAGTAAATCTGAACAAAATAAAAGGCTTTCCTTTACTAAACGAAAGCCTTTTCATTATGCTGATATATAACAACATTTTATAAATAAATTAAATATTTATTTTTTTCTATATATTTTAATAATTATTCGCACTAAACTTTACTTGCACATCATTTGCGCCTTCCATCTCTGTTTTTACAAGGTAAATAATTTCGTTTGCTTGTGCCTTTGACAGCTCTTCTGCCATCACTGTTACAGAAACTTTTTCTCCTTCAGCGCGAACAAACGCATCGGAATAACCTAATGATTTAACGAGCATTTCAAGCATAGCTTCAGCTGATTCACGCTTAATCAGTCCATCCATTTCATTAAATGCCTCATTTTTTTCTTCAGCAGAAGCCTCTTCAGAAGCAATTTTTTGTGTTAACTGTTCACGAAGCTGGCTTCTTTCATCACTAACCTGCATACGCATTTCTTCGAATAAGTGACTCGGTGAAGATACTTCTTGTGTTGCATCATTTGTTGCCTTCTGATCTGTAACACCTGTGACAGCTGTTTGTTGTAGTGTATCATCTGTAAAGATAGTAAGACCATTAAACTGCTTTGCTGGATCAACCAAATAATACACTGAAATGACTGCTACTAAACTTAATAATGTCATAAACCAAACTGTTCTTCTACGTACGCGCATTTACTTTTCCTCCTTATTTTCCATTGGAACGATAATAATTCGATGAATCGGTAACTGCATCACTTGACTGACGACCGCACGAATTTCATTTTTCACAAAGATATCGGATGCACCTTCTGAAACAACTAGCATGCCTGTTACGTTTTTCGCGCTTTGCTCAGTCCCTCGAAAATATTGGCTAAATAGTTTATTGGCATCTTGATCATCTGTCATCTCTCCATAATAAAAATAGACTTTAACCTCCCCAACACCTTGCATTGCCTTCAGTGTTTGCTCAAGCTTTTCTTCATTTGTGAGCGGTGAACTTTTGTCGCTTGTTGAATTCGTTTGATACATAGGTAAAATGATGAATATTCCCACGGAGGCAGCTATCAAAATTAAAACCATCAATGACGTTGTTTTTTTTCGTGTCTTTTCCACATCACTTGTACATTGCCTCCTTTCATCTTCTCTTTTTCAAGTGTATGTACGCTTGTTTCTTCCTATGAATTGATAAATGGAATCTTTAATAGCAATTGCAAAAATACTAACGTGATGACCAACTTTGTCAGTGAAATTATTTCCTTATCATCCGTTAGAAACACAAAAATCTGACAAACAAAGAGCAATGCCAATAAAAGAATCAATCTATCTCCCTCCTGCCATGACTTGTACAAACACAATGAGGAAAAAACAAGAAAACATAAATGAAAAAGCAATTAAAAATGATACAGCACATAGGGTAAATAGCGATTTACTAATTTGATCTAGTAATCTACAAATATCATCAAAGGCAATTGGCTCTAAAATAGCGGCAAGCATTTTCAACGAATAGGCACTGACAACTAGCTGAACCGTTGGGATAAATGACACCGTAATGACGGCAATAAAAGCACTAATGCTTGTAACGGATGAAGTGAATTGTGTCATATGCTGAAACATCGAAAAACTATCTACAATAAAAGAACCAACAACCGGAATATTTTCTTCAATTAATTTTTTCACAGGCTCTGCTACTGCCGCATTGACACTAAATGCCGCAACACCACTTGCAGTCATCAAAAGAACGTAGCAAATGACAGAGGCCGAAACGATACTCATAATGGTAAAACGAATTAATTCAGCAATTCGTGTAAAAGATATTTCCTTGACAATAACACTGCAAACATCAAAGACAATGGCCAAAAGCACGCCTGGTATAAGCCACTTACTACTAATAATCGTAAGGACTTGTACAAAAAATAGTAAAAAGGGCTGCCAGGAAGCAATCGCTGTAATACTACTTGATAATAGAAAGCTTGATGTAAGAATCGGATAAAATGCTGTAAATAGATGGGCTAGTCCTTGTGCAATTTCATCAATTAAGGTAAAGGACTTTACAACAACAGGACCAATCGTTGCTAAAACAATAAGAAAAAATAGTATCCTTGTCCCTTTTTCAAATTCTGGTAATATCATGTTAACAATCAAAATAATGATGACGTAGCCGCAAAGCATGAGCGTCATCTTTAGCAAGAGAAAGAATGGGTCGATTAAAAATGATAGTATTTGCTCCTGCAATGGCTTCGCTCCTTAGTTTAGCCTTTTTAAAATGGACGACACCTCCTGTAAAACAGCCAAAAATTCTTTGAACCAATACAATAAAATGACGATCTTCACTGCAGCAAAAACGATGTTCCCGAGCACTTTATAATTATGTTCTGCCAGCAGCAATGACACCCACTGTCCGACATAGAACATACTTGCACTGATTAGAATAGCTTTCGCATAAGGTAAAAACGCAAGTGTTTCTAGAAGCTGCTTGACGAAAGGCAATAAAAGTGTCGAGAACAACATGCCAAAAAGCAAAAACGAAAACATCACACTTATTAGCGCATGGAGTGGCTGTATAACTTCTTTTATCAGCAATAATAAAAGCAGCATGACAACAGCGACGATGACAATTTCCATTTACATTACCCGGATGATGTAAGCCATTGGAAGAATGTTAATATTTCATTAAAGAATAGACGTAAAAATCGAAGTAACTCTGCTGTCATATATAAGTAGGCAATGAAAAAGAGGAAAAATGAAAACTCCTTCTTCCCTGTTTGATCAAAGAAAACATGAAGAAGCGCAACGACTAGTCCCACTCCAGCAACTCTTAATACGTCTTGTAATTCCATTCCTACGCCCCCTCGTGTACAGCAATATATGTCGCACTATAAAAAAAAAGACCTCTATACAGATGTATAGAGATCTACTACGAAAAAAATTTATAATAGTTTGTTCACGATGCTTTTAACCGTACCTGTTTGCTGTACGAGATGACTATTTTCGCCCATCCACATGGATAAATATTCGGCATTGCCCTGCTCTGCACTTTCCTTACGAATGGTAGTTGTTAGATAGTTTTGTAGTGGATAAGGTGCCACTATCGCATCCTTCATGCGTTTAGTAAATTCATTCGCTAGGCCTCTTGCTGGCTTACCAGTAAATGCAAGCGTAATCGTTGTTTGCTGTGCGTTCGATGCCAATACTGCATTTTTATAGAGCGGAGAAATTTCGCATTCATCTGCTACTAGTAAAGCTGTACCAATTTGAACAGCTTGTGCTCCGTTTTCAAGTGCCTGCTGAATAGCTTCTTTTGTCACGAGCCCACCTGCTGCAATCATTGGAATCGCAATTTGACCAGCTACTTGTTGTAGCAACGCATCTAAGGGAATTAATTGGATAGGGTCAGTAAAGGAACCTCGATGCCCCCCAGCCTCTCCACCTTGTAGGACAACCGCATCCATGCCAGCCTGTTCCACCAGTTTAGCCTCTTC is a genomic window containing:
- the accC gene encoding acetyl-CoA carboxylase biotin carboxylase subunit; its protein translation is MKKVLIANRGEIAVRIIRACKELGIQSVAVYSEADADALHVKLADEAYCIGPKLSKDSYLSFPALLSVAEKTGADGIHPGYGFVSENADFAEACENAGIKFIGPSSDSIKIMGIKDVARTTMEAAGVPLVPGTGIVPDIETGKEWAAKIGYPVIIKATAGGGGKGIRVARTEEDLVKGIEITQKEAAAAFGNPGVYLEKFIEYFRHCEIQVLADGYGNVVHLGERDCTVQRRMQKLVEEAPSPALSSERRAEMGAAAVKAAQACNYEGAGTIEFIYDYQEDKFYFMEMNTRIQVEHPVTEMISGVDLVQQQLKIASGEKLPFTQDDIQLNGWAIECRINAENAYKNFMPSAGTVDTYVTPGGYGVRIDSAVYAGYTIPPYYDSMVAKLIVHANTREEAIAKMNRALSEFEVSGPGINTTIPFHQALMNNDVFKSAQFNTKFLEENDVLGTNK
- the accB gene encoding acetyl-CoA carboxylase biotin carboxyl carrier protein, producing the protein MFKIQEIREIIKLVDSSSIDEFVYEVDGAKVKLKKNNVVVTETVAPKKEVVAPVVQQSAPVEAPVATPAPAKEEAPASAAAAPSVNDPSLHKIVSPMVGTFYQAPNPDSPAYVKVGDKVGNETIVCIVEAMKLFNEIEAEVQGEIVEILVKDGDLVEYGQPLFLVKAE
- a CDS encoding SpoIIIAH-like family protein, whose translation is MRVRRRTVWFMTLLSLVAVISVYYLVDPAKQFNGLTIFTDDTLQQTAVTGVTDQKATNDATQEVSSPSHLFEEMRMQVSDERSQLREQLTQKIASEEASAEEKNEAFNEMDGLIKRESAEAMLEMLVKSLGYSDAFVRAEGEKVSVTVMAEELSKAQANEIIYLVKTEMEGANDVQVKFSANNY
- a CDS encoding stage III sporulation protein AE, giving the protein MQEQILSFLIDPFFLLLKMTLMLCGYVIIILIVNMILPEFEKGTRILFFLIVLATIGPVVVKSFTLIDEIAQGLAHLFTAFYPILTSSFLLSSSITAIASWQPFLLFFVQVLTIISSKWLIPGVLLAIVFDVCSVIVKEISFTRIAELIRFTIMSIVSASVICYVLLMTASGVAAFSVNAAVAEPVKKLIEENIPVVGSFIVDSFSMFQHMTQFTSSVTSISAFIAVITVSFIPTVQLVVSAYSLKMLAAILEPIAFDDICRLLDQISKSLFTLCAVSFLIAFSFMFSCFFLIVFVQVMAGGR
- a CDS encoding NAD(P)H-dependent flavin oxidoreductase: MLQTIFDMQHPIIQAPMAGVTSPKFVAACAEAGLLGSIGAGYLDGEQTKQFIQEVKKLTTKPFAVNLFVQEDPKIDIEVLQQARMALQPFYDELGLSPVQSVVSKDVFTGQVQAVIEEKVAICSFTFGIPSAEVLQQLKDNGIYTIGTATTLEEAKLVEQAGMDAVVLQGGEAGGHRGSFTDPIQLIPLDALLQQVAGQIAIPMIAAGGLVTKEAIQQALENGAQAVQIGTALLVADECEISPLYKNAVLASNAQQTTITLAFTGKPARGLANEFTKRMKDAIVAPYPLQNYLTTTIRKESAEQGNAEYLSMWMGENSHLVQQTGTVKSIVNKLL